A genome region from Acidobacteriota bacterium includes the following:
- a CDS encoding AAA family ATPase, with amino-acid sequence VTTNEERSLPDAFLRRCIVHQMRLPRDRQSLFEWLFRRGRAHFPKLDDEVLNQAAEMLWEDRKRFLDLRLAAPGGAEYLDLLRIVHERGEDLDEQMKLLEIVGDFVLKKHPQERRD; translated from the coding sequence GTGACCACCAACGAAGAGCGCTCCCTCCCCGACGCGTTTCTGCGCCGTTGCATCGTGCACCAAATGCGCTTGCCCCGGGACCGTCAAAGCCTTTTCGAATGGCTCTTCCGCCGCGGGCGGGCGCACTTCCCCAAGCTTGACGACGAAGTGCTCAACCAGGCCGCCGAGATGCTCTGGGAGGACCGCAAGCGCTTCCTCGACTTGCGGCTGGCGGCGCCGGGAGGGGCCGAATACCTGGATCTGCTGCGCATCGTGCACGAGCGCGGTGAGGATCTTGACGAGCAGATGAAGCTGCTGGAGATCGTAGGAGACTTCGTGCTCAAAAAGCACCCCCAGGAGCGCCGGGATTGA